The proteins below come from a single Lineus longissimus chromosome 5, tnLinLong1.2, whole genome shotgun sequence genomic window:
- the LOC135488240 gene encoding putative ankyrin repeat protein RF_0381 isoform X1 — translation MLMLCSSGTQPTDVLHSARFPGAIKMPELLDAICAGDNAWVRRLIQAGVDVNVGEFYMTPLQMAIMKDNMEAFNSLIKAGADVNQPEETKNWQPLTYAAKNGNLKILDKLLEMGAAVNIKDSDGRTLLDFAVHGKHLEVVRRLVQMGADIRHENCPDKTTGLMYTAMMSGCTDMVVRFRAYGLNFETIHTEQNEPGIFRLIQFNQLEMLDTIIKLGGDVNIENMWGETPLFRCSDFGASAASIHLLMRGGADVNKQNSSGETALGRCIMNGNFDKVRALLDWGANMDYHTNGTKSLLHMAVERGLSDIAKLLVNAGTNLHGEVWIYDKLPEDLLRNISIIQWMTEHARTPMSLKWYSRLAIRKSIRGQKCVQYSNLPLPKFLRDYLYLPNMTDIRTQF, via the exons ATGCTCATGTTATGTAGTTCAGGCACACAGCCTACAGATGTTTTGCATTCAGCCAG ATTTCCAGGAGCAATTAAAATGCCTGAACTTCTGGATGCCATTTGTGCTGGTGACAATGCCTGGGTGCGCCGCCTCATACAGGCTGGGGTAGATGTCAATGTTGGGGAGTTCTACATGACCCCTCTGCAAATGGCAATCATGAAAGACAACATGGAGGCATTCAACAGCTTAATCAAAGCTGGAGCAGATGTCAACCAGCCCgaagaaacaaaaaattggcaaCCTTTGACCTACGCAGCAAAAAATGGAAATTTAAAAATCTTAGATAAACTTCTAGAGATGGGAGCTGCTGTCAATATAAAGGATTCGGATGGCCGCACTCTTTTAGATTTTGCTGTACATGGCAAGCATTTAGAGGTGGTCAGGCGTCTGGTTCAGATGGGTGCCGATATACGCCACGAGAACTGCCCTGACAAGACCACTGGACTTATGTACACTGCAATGATGTCTGGATGTACCGATATGGTTGTGCGCTTCAGAGCATATGGATTAAATTTCGAGACGATACATACAGAGCAAAATGAACCAGGAATATTTCGCTTGATTCAGTTCAATCAATTGGAAATGCTCGACACCATAATAAAGTTAGGTGGTGATGTGAACATTGAAAACATGTGGGGAGAAACTCCTCTATTTCGGTGCTCTGATTTCGGAGCAAGTGCTGCTTCCATACATCTATTGATGCGAGGTGGTGCGGATGTGAATAAGCAGAATAGTAGCGGTGAAACTGCTTTAGGCAGGTGTATCATGAATGGTAACTTTGACAAAGTGAGAGCGCTTCTAGATTGGGGGGCCAACATGGACTATCATACCAATGGAACCAAGTCCCTGCTACATATGGCAGTCGAAAGAGGTTTGTCCGATATTGCCAAACTTCTGGTCAATGCAGGAACAAACCTGCATGGGGAAGTCTGGATATATGATAAATTGCCAGAGGATTTACTCCGCAACATTTCAATCATTCAATGGATGACCGAACATGCAAGAACGCCAATGTCCCTGAAGTGGTACAGTCGTTTAGCAATAAGAAAGAGTATCAGGGGTCAAAAGTGTGTTCAATATTCAAACCTGCCACTACCAAAATTTTTGCGAGACTACCTGTATCTCCCAAACATGACTGACATTAGAACACAATTTTGA
- the LOC135488240 gene encoding putative ankyrin repeat protein RF_0381 isoform X2: MPELLDAICAGDNAWVRRLIQAGVDVNVGEFYMTPLQMAIMKDNMEAFNSLIKAGADVNQPEETKNWQPLTYAAKNGNLKILDKLLEMGAAVNIKDSDGRTLLDFAVHGKHLEVVRRLVQMGADIRHENCPDKTTGLMYTAMMSGCTDMVVRFRAYGLNFETIHTEQNEPGIFRLIQFNQLEMLDTIIKLGGDVNIENMWGETPLFRCSDFGASAASIHLLMRGGADVNKQNSSGETALGRCIMNGNFDKVRALLDWGANMDYHTNGTKSLLHMAVERGLSDIAKLLVNAGTNLHGEVWIYDKLPEDLLRNISIIQWMTEHARTPMSLKWYSRLAIRKSIRGQKCVQYSNLPLPKFLRDYLYLPNMTDIRTQF; the protein is encoded by the coding sequence ATGCCTGAACTTCTGGATGCCATTTGTGCTGGTGACAATGCCTGGGTGCGCCGCCTCATACAGGCTGGGGTAGATGTCAATGTTGGGGAGTTCTACATGACCCCTCTGCAAATGGCAATCATGAAAGACAACATGGAGGCATTCAACAGCTTAATCAAAGCTGGAGCAGATGTCAACCAGCCCgaagaaacaaaaaattggcaaCCTTTGACCTACGCAGCAAAAAATGGAAATTTAAAAATCTTAGATAAACTTCTAGAGATGGGAGCTGCTGTCAATATAAAGGATTCGGATGGCCGCACTCTTTTAGATTTTGCTGTACATGGCAAGCATTTAGAGGTGGTCAGGCGTCTGGTTCAGATGGGTGCCGATATACGCCACGAGAACTGCCCTGACAAGACCACTGGACTTATGTACACTGCAATGATGTCTGGATGTACCGATATGGTTGTGCGCTTCAGAGCATATGGATTAAATTTCGAGACGATACATACAGAGCAAAATGAACCAGGAATATTTCGCTTGATTCAGTTCAATCAATTGGAAATGCTCGACACCATAATAAAGTTAGGTGGTGATGTGAACATTGAAAACATGTGGGGAGAAACTCCTCTATTTCGGTGCTCTGATTTCGGAGCAAGTGCTGCTTCCATACATCTATTGATGCGAGGTGGTGCGGATGTGAATAAGCAGAATAGTAGCGGTGAAACTGCTTTAGGCAGGTGTATCATGAATGGTAACTTTGACAAAGTGAGAGCGCTTCTAGATTGGGGGGCCAACATGGACTATCATACCAATGGAACCAAGTCCCTGCTACATATGGCAGTCGAAAGAGGTTTGTCCGATATTGCCAAACTTCTGGTCAATGCAGGAACAAACCTGCATGGGGAAGTCTGGATATATGATAAATTGCCAGAGGATTTACTCCGCAACATTTCAATCATTCAATGGATGACCGAACATGCAAGAACGCCAATGTCCCTGAAGTGGTACAGTCGTTTAGCAATAAGAAAGAGTATCAGGGGTCAAAAGTGTGTTCAATATTCAAACCTGCCACTACCAAAATTTTTGCGAGACTACCTGTATCTCCCAAACATGACTGACATTAGAACACAATTTTGA